One Leifsonia shinshuensis DNA window includes the following coding sequences:
- a CDS encoding purine-cytosine permease family protein, whose translation MERADGVEGDGVVEPGAARHSDDELADALQAEVDRATAAIPIVAGPLAAADGAALSDAEVTAIVNADLRIHDTFGAIQHLQNVLQARATAAIPLVGEPADEVAEEAVEEEEEEVDDWVGPPTQLISFDDLPSRRRDDGPQPTYSAWVGAAVPQPVAPAPAQPEVSPPKFPTIALDTSPSAPEPPAPATAAPRVEPLGLVPEEYAPSDSQPVPLLPSALPVALSAPVVTHDLGPTAATPDHIDGDVADDADDVRSAPTPVASPRPPEDNAVLYGSGPVAPAAFVPETVDLEPTPLDRRAGHASRLFWLWFAGTSSLISVGVGATLFLLGLSLRQLLVATLVGVALSFLPLGLGTLAGKWSGQPTMVVSRATFGLRGNALPTALALVTKLFWGAVLLWLSGSAAGSLAVSEGWSHGAAIPTAIALIVTIGVAGAVAFFGYGLVSRVQLVLTIASAVLIAVTIAATWRHVDMSRALAVPDALWTHVVTGAVLVFSYVGLAWAMSSAEVARYQRRRSSGAAGMLWATFGAGVPPFVLVSYGGLLAASDPRLADELASDPVGGFVQLGLPAWFPVPLLLAVALSLISALVLTIYSGGFTLDALGVRLGRRWSTVVVGAAIAVAGVVLALTVSDLDVVIRGIPTALSVPVAAWAGIFAGEMMLRTRRFHHASLLTGGGVYPDWRWTNLTMLVVASAIGLGFVSSPLPWLAWEGYLFRLLGADPHAGIGASNVGVLLALGIGLVTPMVSGVRAVRRQERAAA comes from the coding sequence ATGGAGCGGGCCGATGGCGTGGAGGGGGACGGCGTCGTCGAGCCGGGCGCAGCGCGCCACAGCGACGACGAGCTCGCCGACGCCCTCCAGGCGGAGGTCGACCGGGCGACGGCGGCGATCCCGATCGTGGCGGGGCCGCTCGCCGCGGCGGACGGTGCGGCGTTGAGCGACGCGGAGGTCACGGCGATCGTGAACGCGGACCTCCGGATCCACGACACCTTCGGGGCGATCCAGCACCTCCAGAACGTGCTGCAGGCACGGGCGACGGCGGCGATCCCGCTGGTGGGGGAGCCGGCGGACGAGGTCGCCGAGGAGGCCGTGGAGGAAGAGGAAGAAGAAGTGGACGACTGGGTCGGGCCGCCGACGCAGCTGATCAGCTTCGACGACCTCCCCTCCCGGCGCAGGGACGACGGGCCGCAGCCGACGTACAGCGCGTGGGTGGGGGCGGCCGTGCCGCAGCCGGTGGCGCCCGCGCCGGCGCAGCCGGAGGTGTCGCCGCCGAAGTTCCCGACGATCGCGCTCGACACGTCGCCCTCCGCGCCGGAGCCGCCTGCTCCGGCGACCGCGGCGCCGCGCGTCGAACCGCTCGGGCTCGTGCCGGAGGAGTACGCGCCCAGCGACTCCCAGCCCGTCCCGCTGCTCCCGAGCGCCCTGCCCGTGGCGCTCTCGGCCCCGGTGGTCACCCACGATCTCGGGCCGACCGCCGCGACCCCCGACCACATCGACGGCGATGTGGCCGACGACGCGGACGACGTGCGCAGCGCGCCCACGCCCGTCGCGTCCCCGCGCCCGCCCGAGGACAACGCCGTGCTGTACGGCTCGGGCCCGGTCGCGCCCGCCGCGTTCGTGCCGGAGACCGTGGACCTGGAGCCCACGCCGCTCGACCGGCGGGCGGGGCACGCGTCCCGGCTGTTCTGGCTCTGGTTCGCCGGGACGTCCTCCCTGATCAGCGTCGGGGTGGGCGCGACGCTGTTCCTGCTCGGGCTCAGCCTCCGCCAGCTGCTGGTCGCGACGCTGGTCGGCGTCGCACTGTCGTTCCTCCCGCTCGGGCTCGGCACGCTCGCCGGCAAGTGGAGCGGACAGCCGACCATGGTGGTGTCGCGCGCCACGTTCGGGCTGCGCGGCAACGCCCTCCCGACCGCGCTGGCACTCGTCACGAAACTCTTCTGGGGAGCGGTGCTGCTCTGGCTGTCCGGGTCCGCCGCGGGGTCGCTGGCCGTGTCGGAGGGCTGGTCGCACGGCGCCGCGATCCCGACCGCGATCGCGCTGATCGTCACGATCGGCGTCGCCGGCGCGGTGGCCTTCTTCGGCTACGGGCTCGTGTCGCGGGTCCAGCTCGTGCTGACGATCGCGTCCGCTGTGCTCATCGCCGTGACCATCGCGGCCACCTGGCGGCACGTGGACATGTCGCGTGCGCTCGCGGTTCCCGACGCGCTCTGGACTCACGTCGTGACCGGCGCGGTGCTCGTGTTCAGCTACGTCGGGCTGGCCTGGGCGATGAGCAGCGCGGAGGTCGCCCGCTACCAGCGCCGCCGTTCGTCCGGCGCCGCGGGGATGCTGTGGGCGACGTTCGGCGCGGGCGTCCCTCCGTTCGTGCTCGTCTCCTACGGCGGCCTGCTCGCGGCCTCCGACCCGCGCCTGGCCGACGAGCTGGCCAGCGACCCGGTGGGCGGGTTCGTGCAGCTCGGCCTCCCGGCGTGGTTCCCGGTTCCCCTGCTGCTGGCGGTCGCCCTCAGCCTGATCTCCGCGCTCGTGCTCACGATCTACTCGGGAGGCTTCACCCTCGACGCGCTCGGCGTGCGCCTCGGCCGGCGCTGGAGCACGGTGGTCGTCGGCGCGGCGATCGCCGTCGCGGGCGTGGTGCTCGCGCTGACGGTGAGCGACCTGGACGTGGTCATCCGCGGCATCCCGACCGCGCTGTCCGTGCCGGTCGCGGCCTGGGCCGGGATCTTCGCCGGCGAGATGATGCTGCGCACCCGCCGCTTCCACCACGCCTCGCTGCTGACCGGCGGCGGCGTGTACCCGGACTGGCGCTGGACGAACCTCACGATGCTGGTGGTCGCCAGCGCGATCGGCCTCGGCTTCGTCAGCTCCCCGCTGCCGTGGCTGGCCTGGGAGGGCTACCTGTTCCGGCTGCTCGGCGCCGACCCGCACGCGGGGATCGGCGCGAGCAACGTCGGCGTGCTGCTGGCGCTCGGGATCGGGCTGGTGACTCCGATGGTGTCGGGCGTGCGCGCGGTGCGGCGGCAGGAGCGCGCGGCCGCCTGA
- a CDS encoding response regulator produces the protein MRILIADDDQQILRALRILLTARGYEVLTARTGAEALSEAVEHHPDLVMLDLGMPELNGIEVIEGLRGWSTVPILVVSGRTGSADKVDALDAGADDYVTKPFAADELLARIRALTRRQSGPADEPAVRFGDITVDLAAHQVLKSTPDGESPVRLTPTEWAILEVLVRNPRRLVTRQALLTQVWGPQYTNDTGYLRLYLAQLRKKLEPVPSSPRYLLTEPGMGYRFMPDHDPE, from the coding sequence ATGAGGATCCTGATCGCCGACGACGACCAGCAGATCCTGCGCGCCCTGCGCATCCTCCTCACCGCGCGCGGCTACGAGGTGCTCACCGCGCGCACGGGCGCCGAGGCGCTGTCGGAGGCCGTCGAGCACCATCCCGACCTGGTCATGCTCGACCTCGGGATGCCCGAGCTGAACGGCATCGAGGTCATCGAGGGGCTGCGCGGCTGGTCGACGGTGCCCATCCTCGTGGTCTCCGGGCGCACGGGCTCGGCCGACAAGGTGGACGCGCTCGACGCGGGCGCCGACGACTACGTCACCAAGCCCTTCGCCGCCGATGAGCTGCTGGCGCGCATCCGGGCGCTGACCCGGCGGCAGTCCGGGCCGGCCGACGAGCCGGCGGTGCGCTTCGGCGACATCACCGTGGACCTGGCCGCCCACCAGGTGCTCAAGAGCACGCCGGACGGGGAGTCCCCCGTGCGCCTGACGCCGACGGAGTGGGCGATCCTGGAGGTGCTGGTGCGCAACCCGCGGCGGCTGGTCACGCGCCAGGCGCTGCTCACGCAGGTGTGGGGTCCGCAGTACACGAACGACACCGGCTACCTGCGCCTGTACCTGGCGCAGCTCCGCAAGAAGCTGGAGCCGGTGCCGTCGTCGCCCCGCTACCTGCTGACCGAGCCCGGCATGGGCTACCGCTTCATGCCGGACCACGACCCGGAGTGA
- a CDS encoding thymidylate synthase: MSTPIPTPYEDLLRDVLANGSHKSDRTGTGTRSVFGRQLRFDLAEGFPLITTKRVHFKSIAYELLWFLRGESNVGWLRDNGVTIWDEWADERGELGPVYGVQWRSWPAPDGTHIDQIQQVIDTLRRDPDSRRIIVSAWNVADIPDMALAPCHAFFQFYVADGRLSCQLYQRSADMFLGVPFNIASYALLTMMVAQQVGLEPGDFVWTGGDCHIYDNHVEQVTEQLSRDPYPAPTLRFARKPESIFDYRYEDFVVEDYQHHPAIRAAVAV; this comes from the coding sequence ATGAGCACGCCGATCCCGACTCCGTACGAAGACCTGCTGCGCGACGTCCTCGCGAACGGCAGCCACAAGTCCGACCGCACGGGCACCGGGACGCGCAGCGTGTTCGGCCGCCAGCTCCGGTTCGACCTCGCAGAGGGCTTCCCGCTGATCACGACCAAGCGGGTGCACTTCAAGTCGATCGCGTACGAGCTGCTGTGGTTCCTGCGCGGCGAGTCCAACGTCGGCTGGCTGCGCGACAACGGCGTCACGATCTGGGACGAGTGGGCGGACGAGCGCGGCGAGCTCGGCCCGGTCTACGGCGTGCAGTGGAGGTCGTGGCCGGCGCCCGACGGCACGCACATCGACCAGATCCAGCAGGTGATCGACACCCTCCGCCGCGACCCGGACTCCCGCCGGATCATCGTCTCGGCCTGGAATGTGGCCGACATCCCGGACATGGCGCTCGCCCCCTGCCACGCCTTCTTCCAGTTCTACGTCGCAGACGGCCGGCTGTCCTGCCAGCTCTACCAGCGCAGCGCCGACATGTTCCTCGGCGTCCCGTTCAACATCGCCAGCTACGCGCTGCTCACAATGATGGTCGCCCAGCAGGTGGGCCTCGAACCGGGTGACTTCGTCTGGACCGGCGGCGACTGCCACATCTACGACAACCACGTCGAGCAGGTGACCGAGCAGCTCAGCCGCGACCCGTACCCGGCGCCCACGCTGCGGTTCGCGCGGAAGCCGGAGAGCATCTTCGACTACCGCTACGAGGACTTCGTCGTGGAGGACTACCAGCACCACCCCGCGATCCGCGCGGCCGTGGCCGTATGA
- a CDS encoding Nif3-like dinuclear metal center hexameric protein, with product MPHTLRSVCEVVESLWPVAGAEGWDAPGLVSGDPTAGVERILLTVDAVAATVDEAVGIDADLIIAHHPLLLRGVTSVAEDRYKGSLLATLIRNDCALIAAHTNADVVADGTSAVLASALGLRDTTPIAPAPDGVTGIGRVGSLAEPTTLGALARALADLLPPTAGGVRAAGDYHQPVSRVAVCGGAGDSLLGSDAVRGADVYITADLRHHPASEAREQAVLGGGPALLDVSHWASEWLWLDTAAESIRRELPGVEVVVSELRTDPWDFAILQ from the coding sequence GTGCCGCACACTCTCCGTTCCGTCTGCGAGGTCGTCGAATCGCTCTGGCCGGTCGCCGGGGCCGAGGGGTGGGACGCGCCCGGGCTCGTGTCGGGCGACCCGACCGCGGGCGTGGAGCGCATCCTGCTCACCGTGGACGCCGTGGCCGCGACGGTCGACGAGGCCGTCGGGATCGACGCGGACCTGATCATCGCGCACCATCCGCTGCTGCTGCGCGGCGTGACCTCCGTCGCCGAGGACCGCTACAAGGGCTCGCTGCTGGCCACGCTGATCCGCAACGACTGCGCGCTCATCGCCGCGCACACCAACGCCGACGTGGTCGCCGACGGCACGAGCGCCGTCCTCGCCTCCGCCCTCGGCCTCCGGGACACCACCCCGATCGCACCGGCTCCCGACGGCGTCACCGGCATCGGCCGGGTCGGCTCGCTGGCCGAGCCGACGACGCTCGGCGCGCTCGCCCGGGCCCTCGCCGACCTGCTGCCGCCGACCGCCGGGGGAGTTCGCGCGGCGGGCGACTACCACCAGCCCGTCTCCCGCGTCGCCGTCTGCGGCGGTGCGGGCGACTCGCTGCTCGGCAGCGACGCGGTCCGCGGCGCCGACGTCTACATCACCGCCGACCTGCGCCACCATCCGGCGTCGGAGGCGCGCGAGCAGGCCGTGCTCGGCGGCGGCCCCGCCCTGCTCGACGTGTCGCACTGGGCGAGCGAGTGGCTCTGGCTCGACACCGCGGCCGAGAGCATCCGGCGCGAGCTGCCCGGCGTGGAGGTCGTCGTCAGCGAGCTGCGCACCGACCCCTGGGACTTCGCGATCCTGCAATGA
- a CDS encoding aminotransferase class I/II-fold pyridoxal phosphate-dependent enzyme, with the protein MTTAPAPLADLDTEALRSAHADFARAYDELKAAGLALDITRGKPSAEQLDLSNDLLHLPDGAYRDAAGTDLRNYGGPNGLPELRAIFADALRVPVAQLLALGNSSLTVMHDTVAQALLHGVPGGDLPWGHQSISFLAPVPGYDRHFTICERFGIRMIAVPMNDDGPDIATIETLLATDDSIKGMWCVPVYSNPTGAVYSEEVARALVSLPAAADFRLFWDNAYVVHHLSDERPEPIDILALAAEAGNPDRPLIFASTSKVTYPGAGVAFVGASEANIAWFQHNSAAQSIGPDKINQLRHVQLLRDQEGLAAHMEKHRAILEPKFAAVDEAFRARLEPWGAGAWNAPLGGYFVSLDVLDGCAKRAVQLAKEAGIAVTPAGATFPYGEDPRDANIRIAPTFPPLAELRAALDGLCTAILLAETEALLAERN; encoded by the coding sequence GTGACCACCGCTCCCGCACCCCTCGCCGACCTCGACACCGAAGCGCTCCGCTCCGCGCACGCCGACTTCGCGCGCGCCTACGACGAGCTGAAGGCCGCCGGCCTCGCGCTCGACATCACGCGCGGCAAGCCGTCCGCCGAGCAGCTCGACCTCTCGAACGACCTCCTGCACCTGCCGGACGGCGCCTACCGCGACGCCGCGGGCACCGACCTCCGCAACTACGGCGGTCCGAACGGCCTCCCCGAGCTGCGCGCGATCTTCGCCGACGCGCTGCGGGTGCCGGTCGCCCAGCTGCTCGCGCTGGGCAACTCCAGCCTCACGGTCATGCACGACACCGTCGCGCAGGCCCTGCTGCACGGTGTCCCCGGCGGCGACCTGCCCTGGGGCCACCAGTCGATCAGCTTCCTCGCGCCGGTACCCGGCTACGACCGCCACTTCACGATCTGCGAGCGCTTCGGCATCCGGATGATCGCGGTGCCGATGAACGACGACGGCCCCGACATCGCGACCATCGAGACGCTGCTGGCGACCGACGACAGCATCAAGGGCATGTGGTGCGTGCCGGTGTACTCCAACCCCACGGGCGCGGTGTACAGCGAGGAGGTCGCGCGGGCGCTGGTGTCGCTGCCCGCCGCCGCCGACTTCCGGCTGTTCTGGGACAACGCCTACGTCGTCCACCACCTGAGCGACGAGCGTCCGGAGCCGATCGACATCCTCGCGCTGGCCGCCGAGGCCGGCAACCCGGACCGGCCGCTGATCTTCGCCTCCACCTCCAAGGTCACGTACCCGGGGGCCGGGGTCGCGTTCGTCGGCGCGTCGGAGGCCAACATCGCGTGGTTCCAGCACAACTCGGCCGCGCAGAGCATCGGCCCGGACAAGATCAACCAGCTCCGCCACGTGCAGCTGCTCCGCGACCAGGAGGGGCTGGCGGCGCACATGGAGAAGCACCGCGCCATCCTGGAGCCGAAGTTCGCCGCGGTCGACGAGGCGTTCCGGGCGCGGCTGGAGCCGTGGGGCGCCGGCGCCTGGAATGCGCCGCTCGGCGGCTACTTCGTCAGCCTGGACGTGCTCGACGGCTGCGCCAAGCGCGCCGTCCAGCTCGCCAAGGAGGCCGGCATCGCGGTGACGCCCGCCGGGGCGACTTTCCCGTACGGCGAGGACCCGCGGGACGCGAACATCCGCATCGCGCCCACCTTCCCGCCGCTCGCGGAGCTCCGCGCGGCGCTCGACGGGCTCTGCACGGCCATCCTGCTCGCCGAGACCGAGGCGCTGCTGGCCGAGCGGAACTGA
- a CDS encoding zinc ribbon domain-containing protein, whose translation MKASPADQNELLRLQAADTRLSQLDHTVRNLPQAAQLAALQPEVDALRARWIAATGEVEDARAELKRVESDVELVEARKRRDSERLQHTSSVKDVQALEAELTSLARRQGDLEEIELTVMERLEGLEAALSGIDAERGEVEGKVQELEASRDGEAGAVGAQRDALARDRAVIAGALPDDLVALYERQRSRYGVGAALLLRGVSMGSNVKLTESDLAEIRRAAADDVVLCPDSGAILIRNEESGL comes from the coding sequence ATGAAAGCCAGCCCCGCCGACCAGAACGAGCTCCTCCGGCTGCAGGCCGCCGACACCCGGCTCAGCCAGCTCGACCACACCGTCCGCAACCTCCCGCAGGCCGCTCAGCTCGCCGCCCTGCAGCCCGAGGTCGACGCCCTCCGCGCGCGCTGGATCGCCGCGACCGGCGAGGTGGAGGACGCCCGCGCCGAGCTGAAGCGCGTCGAGTCCGACGTCGAGCTGGTGGAGGCGCGCAAGCGCCGCGACAGCGAGCGGCTGCAGCACACGTCCTCGGTGAAGGACGTGCAGGCGCTGGAGGCCGAGCTCACGTCCCTCGCCCGGCGTCAGGGCGACCTCGAGGAGATCGAGCTGACGGTCATGGAGCGCCTGGAGGGGCTGGAGGCAGCGCTGTCCGGCATCGACGCCGAGCGCGGCGAGGTTGAGGGAAAGGTGCAGGAGCTGGAGGCCTCCCGCGACGGCGAGGCCGGCGCCGTCGGCGCGCAGCGCGACGCCCTCGCCCGCGACCGCGCTGTCATCGCCGGCGCCCTCCCCGACGACCTGGTGGCGCTTTACGAGCGGCAGCGGTCGCGGTACGGCGTCGGCGCGGCGCTGCTGCTGCGCGGGGTGTCGATGGGGTCGAACGTGAAGCTCACCGAGTCCGACCTCGCCGAGATCCGCCGGGCGGCCGCCGACGACGTGGTGCTCTGCCCGGACAGCGGCGCCATCCTGATCCGCAACGAGGAGTCCGGGCTCTGA
- a CDS encoding dihydrofolate reductase yields MSLALIWAQAHDRVIGAGGVMPWHLPEDLKHFRELTDGDPVVMGRRTWESLPERFRPLPGRTNLVVTRNAGFDAPGATVVHSLEAALTAAGAGTVWVMGGAELYAQALPIADRVEITEIDLDVAGDTFAPVLGPEWHGDPGPWLEAANGMRYRFVRYGRQDGAGR; encoded by the coding sequence ATGAGCCTCGCCCTGATCTGGGCGCAGGCCCACGACCGGGTGATCGGCGCGGGCGGCGTCATGCCCTGGCACCTGCCCGAGGATCTCAAGCACTTCCGGGAGCTGACCGACGGCGATCCGGTCGTCATGGGCCGGCGCACCTGGGAGTCGCTGCCCGAGCGGTTCCGACCGCTGCCCGGGCGCACGAACCTCGTCGTCACCCGCAACGCCGGCTTCGACGCTCCCGGCGCCACGGTCGTCCACTCGCTGGAGGCCGCGCTCACCGCCGCCGGCGCCGGAACCGTGTGGGTGATGGGCGGCGCCGAGCTGTACGCGCAGGCCCTCCCGATCGCGGATCGGGTCGAGATCACCGAGATCGACCTCGACGTCGCCGGCGACACGTTCGCGCCCGTCCTCGGCCCGGAGTGGCACGGCGACCCCGGCCCGTGGCTGGAGGCCGCGAACGGGATGCGCTACCGGTTCGTCCGCTACGGGCGCCAGGACGGAGCCGGGCGCTAG
- a CDS encoding DUF1345 domain-containing protein: protein MTDELKRGRGRTRVKLYVALAVGIVVAVVASFFELVHHAVLTGWAAACLVYVVWIWSTVWRMDGEQTRSHATLEDPGRRTVDLVLTITALVSLFAVVWVLVEARSLKGGAQLAVALLAIVSIALSWVLVHTLYTLRYARIYYRRDGGVDFNQKEPPQYSDFAYLAFTLGMTFQVSDTDISSSYLRRAILRHTLLSYVFGTVIVAATVNLVAGLT from the coding sequence GTGACGGACGAACTGAAGCGCGGACGCGGCCGCACCCGCGTCAAGCTGTATGTGGCACTGGCGGTCGGCATCGTGGTCGCGGTGGTCGCCTCCTTCTTCGAACTGGTGCACCACGCGGTGCTCACCGGCTGGGCGGCGGCGTGCCTGGTGTACGTGGTGTGGATCTGGTCGACGGTCTGGCGGATGGACGGGGAGCAGACGCGCAGCCACGCGACGCTGGAGGACCCGGGTCGCCGGACGGTGGACCTCGTGCTGACCATCACCGCGCTGGTGAGCCTGTTCGCGGTCGTCTGGGTCCTCGTCGAGGCGCGCAGCCTGAAGGGCGGCGCGCAGCTCGCCGTCGCGCTGCTCGCGATCGTGAGCATCGCGCTGTCGTGGGTCCTCGTCCACACCCTCTACACGCTGCGCTACGCGCGGATCTATTACCGCAGGGACGGCGGCGTCGACTTCAACCAGAAGGAGCCGCCGCAGTACAGCGACTTCGCCTACCTCGCGTTCACGCTGGGTATGACCTTCCAGGTGTCGGACACGGACATCTCCAGCTCGTACCTGCGCAGGGCGATCCTCCGCCACACCCTGCTGTCGTACGTGTTCGGCACCGTCATCGTGGCCGCGACGGTGAACCTGGTCGCGGGGCTGACCTAG